One genomic region from Bacillota bacterium encodes:
- a CDS encoding ABC transporter ATP-binding protein produces MVLTSIEVKDVWKRFRLYHDRASSLKEHFIFWARQTAEDFWALKGINLAVSEGSTVGLIGRNGSGKSTLLKIISRILYPTRGEVTVNGRVSTLLELGAGFHPDFTGRENVFLNASILGLTRSRTRERLDDIIDFAEMGDFIDNPVRNYSSGMFTRLGFAVAVHVDPDILLVDEVLAVGDLAFQEKCLSKIRELQKKGTTIMFVTHSPQQLEELCDQAIWLDRGEVRMLGPAGEVARAYKQSVERGQVSMAVSG; encoded by the coding sequence GTGGTCTTGACGTCTATTGAAGTCAAAGATGTATGGAAGAGATTCCGGCTCTACCATGATAGGGCCTCCAGCCTTAAAGAACACTTCATATTCTGGGCCAGGCAGACGGCTGAGGACTTTTGGGCGTTGAAGGGTATCAACCTCGCAGTATCCGAGGGAAGCACGGTAGGCCTTATAGGGAGGAACGGTTCGGGGAAGAGCACGTTGCTGAAGATAATCAGCCGCATACTCTATCCGACACGGGGAGAAGTCACGGTGAACGGCCGGGTTTCCACTTTGCTTGAACTCGGGGCCGGTTTCCACCCCGACTTCACTGGCCGGGAGAATGTTTTCTTGAACGCCTCGATCCTAGGTTTGACTCGCAGCCGAACCAGGGAAAGACTGGATGACATCATTGACTTTGCCGAGATGGGCGACTTCATCGATAACCCCGTGCGCAACTACTCGTCTGGCATGTTTACACGCCTCGGGTTTGCTGTAGCCGTGCATGTTGACCCGGACATCCTGCTTGTCGACGAAGTACTGGCTGTGGGCGACCTGGCATTCCAGGAGAAGTGCCTATCCAAGATAAGAGAATTGCAGAAGAAAGGCACTACCATCATGTTTGTCACTCACTCCCCGCAACAGTTGGAAGAACTGTGTGATCAAGCCATATGGCTTGACAGGGGGGAGGTTAGAATGCTGGGGCCAGCCGGAGAGGTGGCCCGTGCTTATAAGCAAAGTGTGGAGCGCGGCCAAGTGTCCATGGCAGTGAGTGGATAG
- a CDS encoding methyltransferase domain-containing protein: protein MGEDPVVEAIRRDIEELLAAKKAGQLTSIEVSNPGSPGMMEEIQGWLDRAAGQSQVDINRVPVRSTRPFWGPLITIYKRLVRKSTYWLYQPLFGQIATFHSTLLEASARLGGWLEETRNHARTQSGTIASELEQFRTSVFAHKAEVENRVAETRGVVASLMDEQAQLKGAVASLMDEQARLKGAVASQVDEQAQLKGAVASLMDEQAQLKDGVSELQQCVASIAGDRTGLQREILEVTRAQAGNVLQELTSLRSQVEDYRTETAFLRAKMALAVQRLATSRLHVTTEVGLPKAAEVADAELQDEAWLYHAFEQYFRGPETLIRERQRAYLPDVQKAHAACRGSVLDVGAGRGEFLELCREAGIPAEGVDLNDAMVARCREKGLEVSRACGLSHLRSLPDESLCAVTAFQVVEHLRPAQLWQMVQAALVKIRPGGLLILETVNPHSLASLMDFYLDLTHERPVPAPTLRFLVEAAGFREVQVRFSSPCPEEGSLQGEEDSVKRLNVLLFGPQDYAVMGWR, encoded by the coding sequence ATGGGTGAAGATCCTGTCGTCGAGGCGATAAGAAGAGACATTGAAGAGCTCCTGGCGGCAAAGAAGGCAGGCCAGCTCACTTCGATCGAGGTATCCAACCCAGGTAGCCCCGGCATGATGGAGGAAATCCAGGGGTGGCTTGACCGTGCAGCCGGCCAGTCTCAGGTGGACATAAACCGTGTCCCGGTGCGCTCCACTCGCCCTTTCTGGGGGCCGCTTATTACCATTTACAAGCGGCTCGTTCGCAAGAGCACCTATTGGCTCTACCAGCCGCTCTTTGGGCAAATAGCGACTTTTCACAGCACACTTCTTGAAGCCTCGGCCCGTCTCGGTGGGTGGCTGGAGGAGACAAGGAACCACGCCCGGACACAGTCTGGCACCATAGCCTCGGAGTTAGAGCAGTTTAGGACTTCCGTTTTTGCGCATAAGGCGGAAGTGGAGAATAGGGTGGCCGAGACAAGAGGCGTCGTGGCTTCCCTGATGGATGAACAGGCCCAGCTGAAAGGCGCCGTGGCTTCCCTGATGGATGAACAGGCCCGGCTGAAAGGCGCCGTGGCTTCCCAGGTGGATGAACAGGCCCAGCTGAAAGGCGCCGTGGCTTCCCTGATGGATGAACAGGCCCAGCTGAAAGATGGGGTCAGTGAGCTCCAGCAATGCGTTGCCTCCATCGCGGGCGATAGGACCGGACTCCAGCGGGAAATCCTTGAGGTGACTCGGGCTCAGGCAGGAAACGTGTTGCAGGAACTGACTAGCCTCCGGAGTCAGGTCGAAGACTACCGGACCGAAACGGCCTTCCTGCGGGCAAAGATGGCACTCGCTGTGCAGCGCCTGGCGACAAGCAGGCTACATGTTACTACAGAAGTCGGCTTGCCGAAAGCGGCGGAAGTAGCTGATGCGGAGCTTCAGGACGAGGCCTGGCTATACCACGCCTTCGAGCAGTATTTCCGGGGGCCGGAGACGCTCATCAGAGAGCGCCAGCGCGCCTACCTTCCCGATGTCCAGAAAGCCCACGCGGCTTGCCGCGGCTCGGTGCTCGATGTGGGGGCCGGACGGGGCGAATTCCTGGAACTCTGCCGCGAGGCCGGGATACCCGCCGAAGGTGTCGACCTGAACGACGCGATGGTCGCGCGTTGTCGCGAAAAGGGGCTTGAGGTGTCAAGAGCTTGCGGTCTTTCTCACCTGCGCAGCCTTCCCGACGAGAGCCTCTGTGCGGTGACCGCCTTCCAGGTGGTGGAGCACCTGCGCCCCGCACAGCTCTGGCAGATGGTACAAGCGGCTCTGGTTAAGATTCGCCCCGGTGGTCTATTGATCCTAGAGACGGTGAACCCACACAGCCTCGCTTCTTTGATGGACTTCTACCTGGACCTGACCCACGAAAGGCCCGTTCCGGCTCCCACCTTGCGCTTCCTTGTGGAGGCGGCGGGCTTCAGGGAGGTCCAGGTGCGTTTTTCTTCACCTTGCCCTGAGGAAGGAAGTCTCCAGGGCGAAGAGGATAGCGTCAAGAGGCTTAACGTCCTCCTCTT
- a CDS encoding ABC transporter permease, with the protein MWERVKEVYAYREMLLNLVAKELRAKYKGSVLGFLWTFFNPLLMLTVYSIVFSFIMRSNIQNYAVFLFVTLLPWNYLANSVLQGSGSLVHNAALIKKVYFPREVLPLSVVLANLVNYVLSLLILIPALLISGVRLTAAVLAFPVVLGLETLLAIGMAFLVGVGNVYFRDLQHITEVFVTMWFFLTPVLYSSEMVPPNLRGLFALNPAVPLIEAYREVFFYGRWPNWERLGYLALACVVFLFVSVRVFDRLQRAVAEEI; encoded by the coding sequence GTGTGGGAGCGTGTGAAAGAAGTCTACGCTTACCGCGAAATGCTGCTCAATCTGGTCGCCAAAGAGCTACGGGCTAAGTATAAGGGTTCGGTCCTGGGTTTCTTGTGGACTTTCTTCAACCCACTCCTCATGCTGACCGTCTACAGCATCGTTTTCTCATTCATTATGCGGTCGAATATACAGAATTACGCGGTCTTCCTATTTGTGACGCTCCTCCCCTGGAATTACCTGGCCAATTCGGTTCTTCAGGGATCCGGCAGCCTGGTGCACAACGCCGCGCTCATCAAGAAGGTCTACTTTCCTCGCGAGGTGCTTCCACTTTCTGTAGTGCTGGCCAACCTGGTGAACTATGTATTAAGCCTTCTAATCCTGATCCCTGCGTTGCTCATTTCTGGAGTAAGGCTCACCGCTGCTGTGCTTGCCTTTCCTGTGGTGTTGGGCCTGGAGACACTACTGGCAATTGGCATGGCTTTTCTGGTCGGGGTAGGCAACGTCTACTTTCGGGATCTGCAGCACATCACCGAAGTGTTCGTGACAATGTGGTTCTTCCTCACGCCTGTCCTGTACTCGTCGGAAATGGTGCCTCCCAATCTGCGAGGATTGTTTGCCCTGAACCCTGCAGTTCCTCTGATTGAGGCATACCGGGAGGTCTTTTTCTATGGCAGGTGGCCGAACTGGGAGCGCTTGGGCTACCTAGCGTTAGCGTGCGTGGTGTTCCTCTTCGTGAGCGTACGGGTCTTTGACAGGCTTCAGCGGGCTGTGGCGGAAGAGATATGA
- the gmd gene encoding GDP-mannose 4,6-dehydratase, which yields MLGAQTETGGEALLKRALITGITGQDGAYLAKFLLDKGYRVYGAFRRSSTIHLERLHYLCIADKVDLVALDLLDLGNVIRVLQTVQPDEVYNLAAQSFVAVSFDQPLVTGEITGLGAARVLEAIRIVNPGIRFYQASSSEMFGKVQTAPQNERTPFYPRSPYATAKLYAHWMTVNYREAYSIFACSGILFNHESPLRGLEFVTRKITHTAAQIAHGLAKELHLGNLQARRDWGYAPEYVEAMWCMLQQPDPDDYVVATGEAHSVGEFAREAFALVGLDWRDYVVEDPAFYRPAEVELLTGDATKARERLGWQPRTGFKELVRIMVESDLRRVEGQCGR from the coding sequence ATGCTTGGAGCACAGACCGAGACAGGGGGAGAGGCCTTGTTAAAGAGAGCGTTGATCACCGGTATCACCGGCCAGGATGGTGCCTACCTGGCTAAGTTCTTGCTGGACAAAGGATACCGGGTTTATGGAGCGTTTCGCCGTTCCAGCACTATCCATCTGGAGCGTCTCCACTATTTGTGTATCGCTGACAAAGTGGATCTCGTAGCTCTCGATCTTCTCGATCTGGGGAACGTAATTCGCGTGCTGCAAACAGTGCAGCCTGATGAGGTCTACAACCTGGCTGCCCAGAGCTTCGTGGCTGTCTCGTTTGACCAGCCGTTGGTGACGGGAGAAATCACTGGACTGGGGGCGGCCAGGGTACTCGAGGCGATCCGGATCGTAAACCCCGGCATAAGGTTCTACCAGGCCTCTTCCAGTGAGATGTTTGGCAAAGTGCAGACAGCTCCACAGAATGAGAGAACCCCTTTCTACCCGCGCAGTCCCTACGCGACTGCCAAGCTTTACGCTCACTGGATGACAGTGAACTACCGGGAAGCGTACAGCATCTTTGCCTGCTCTGGCATTCTATTTAACCATGAATCACCTCTGCGAGGCCTCGAATTCGTGACCAGAAAGATTACCCATACGGCGGCGCAAATCGCACACGGCCTCGCAAAGGAGCTGCACCTCGGAAACCTCCAGGCCAGACGGGACTGGGGATACGCCCCTGAGTATGTGGAAGCCATGTGGTGTATGCTTCAGCAGCCTGACCCGGATGACTACGTAGTTGCCACTGGTGAGGCTCACAGTGTGGGCGAATTCGCCCGCGAAGCCTTCGCCCTGGTAGGACTGGATTGGCGGGATTATGTGGTGGAGGACCCTGCGTTCTACCGTCCGGCGGAGGTGGAACTCTTGACAGGCGATGCTACTAAAGCGCGGGAAAGGCTGGGCTGGCAGCCACGCACCGGCTTTAAGGAGTTGGTCCGCATTATGGTGGAATCCGACTTGAGAAGGGTAGAAGGACAGTGCGGGCGCTAG
- a CDS encoding sulfatase-like hydrolase/transferase, with the protein MSKIRFYKQYGETALVACTCVSTFLLFTPLYVYWTNAGEWSFSIRDVLGLLIGVTVTTSLLTTILLSRLKGSAFGTVKLVLVGATFLSWLEGNILLKSYGVVDGRQIQWHEFGAQSCIDALIWAVFLIVLYLARKHFLRVAKEISIGLLLAQAVLIISAYVNAPAEPGWNGSVGEATKFQFSTTKNVIVLVLDAFQTDIFQELLNENPNYLGIFQGFTYFRNAVGGFPTTYPSIPLILTGQYYDNSLPITDFLESVYTSECLPRILKREGYRIESYSFSGQPIRHYEDYMSPERMGTSLGAKIGALGDLWSAAAYRNAPGLLKASLHENLSQRLLMPVTRSNLSFAQEASNVAVTCDKPVFKFFHLGGAHPPFYLNEELEIKDLGYTREAYKTQSRAMLEIIRRFLVALDAAGAYDNSLIFVVGDHGGSGFGVNLAASGYPGPHGRTGIISSSTISPGLPLVLAKPFSRRGALKVSDAPVCLSDIPKTVTSVLGLESELPGRSMFEVAETDVRKRRFLWYGWEHSYWLRNYLPEMQEYEIDGFSWLTRSWTPTHRRFTRSGIEVLEPPVYQYGSEIRFGEGGNAEHYQGVGWSLPEEGFTWTEAETASLLMPVGPSRSDLVLKATLFPFVAGGLDKQKVEIYVGEERLGEWLVRDSGEYQMVIPKECVRDPLRIDFALPGCVSPKELGVSSDLRTLGIAMRSVTVLQVPEYEYGSEIRFGEGGNAEHYQGMGWSLPEEGFTWTDGESASLLIPIDPSQSDVVLKATLSPFIKGDIDKQRVEIYVGEDRLGEWVVAKPGEYEIVIPEALVRDSQLAIHFELPDSISPAVLGISSDGRDLGIAFQSLTITAGR; encoded by the coding sequence ATGTCCAAAATCAGGTTCTACAAGCAGTATGGTGAGACTGCTCTTGTTGCATGCACTTGTGTATCTACATTTCTGTTATTCACCCCACTCTATGTATACTGGACTAATGCTGGGGAATGGTCGTTCTCTATTCGCGATGTTCTTGGCCTACTCATTGGTGTTACAGTAACAACTAGTCTGCTAACAACAATTCTATTATCAAGACTCAAAGGCTCCGCTTTTGGAACTGTGAAACTAGTGTTGGTCGGCGCGACATTCTTGTCGTGGCTGGAAGGGAATATTCTCCTAAAGAGTTACGGCGTAGTAGACGGTCGACAGATACAATGGCACGAGTTTGGTGCTCAGAGTTGTATCGATGCTCTTATATGGGCAGTCTTTCTAATTGTTTTGTATCTCGCCCGCAAGCATTTCCTTAGAGTGGCGAAGGAAATCAGTATAGGACTACTCTTGGCTCAGGCTGTCTTGATTATCTCGGCATATGTGAACGCGCCTGCAGAACCTGGCTGGAACGGCAGTGTAGGTGAGGCCACCAAGTTCCAGTTTTCCACTACGAAGAATGTCATAGTACTGGTTCTCGATGCGTTTCAGACAGACATCTTCCAGGAGCTACTAAATGAGAATCCCAATTATCTAGGTATCTTCCAGGGTTTCACTTATTTCCGCAATGCCGTCGGCGGGTTCCCTACCACCTATCCTTCAATTCCCTTGATTCTTACAGGCCAGTATTACGACAATTCACTCCCTATAACTGACTTCCTGGAGAGCGTCTACACCTCCGAGTGCCTTCCCAGGATACTGAAAAGGGAAGGTTATCGGATCGAGTCATACTCGTTTTCCGGGCAGCCTATACGCCACTATGAAGACTATATGAGTCCGGAGCGAATGGGAACAAGCCTAGGGGCGAAAATCGGAGCGCTCGGTGACCTGTGGTCTGCTGCTGCATACCGAAATGCTCCCGGTCTTCTAAAAGCAAGCCTTCATGAGAACTTGAGCCAGAGGCTACTGATGCCCGTAACCAGATCGAACTTGAGTTTTGCCCAGGAAGCCTCCAACGTTGCAGTCACATGTGATAAACCAGTGTTTAAGTTCTTTCATTTGGGGGGAGCACACCCGCCATTCTATCTGAACGAAGAACTGGAAATCAAGGACCTGGGTTACACTCGTGAAGCCTACAAGACTCAATCGCGAGCGATGCTAGAGATCATTCGGAGGTTTCTAGTGGCCTTAGACGCGGCCGGGGCATATGACAACTCTCTCATTTTTGTCGTCGGGGATCACGGCGGGAGTGGTTTTGGCGTGAATCTGGCGGCGAGCGGCTATCCTGGTCCTCATGGCCGAACAGGTATCATTAGTTCTAGCACAATCAGCCCGGGGCTCCCGCTTGTTCTGGCAAAGCCCTTTTCGCGCAGGGGGGCACTGAAAGTATCGGACGCACCTGTATGTCTGTCGGATATACCCAAGACGGTGACATCAGTGCTGGGCCTCGAATCTGAGCTTCCTGGCCGTTCGATGTTCGAAGTAGCGGAAACAGATGTGCGAAAGCGCAGGTTCTTGTGGTACGGATGGGAACACAGTTACTGGCTCAGAAACTATCTTCCCGAGATGCAAGAATATGAGATTGACGGCTTCAGCTGGCTAACCCGATCATGGACACCGACGCACCGAAGGTTTACCCGCAGCGGGATTGAAGTGCTGGAGCCACCTGTATATCAGTATGGTTCGGAGATTCGGTTTGGGGAGGGAGGAAACGCAGAGCACTACCAAGGAGTGGGGTGGAGTCTGCCTGAAGAAGGGTTCACATGGACAGAAGCAGAGACTGCGTCACTTTTGATGCCTGTAGGGCCGTCCAGATCCGACCTTGTATTGAAGGCGACGCTGTTTCCTTTCGTAGCAGGAGGTTTGGACAAACAGAAAGTCGAGATCTACGTTGGCGAGGAGAGACTAGGTGAATGGCTAGTAAGAGACTCCGGTGAGTACCAGATGGTGATACCGAAAGAGTGTGTCAGAGATCCATTAAGGATAGACTTTGCGTTGCCAGGATGTGTCTCTCCAAAGGAGTTGGGTGTAAGCAGCGATTTGCGGACATTGGGAATCGCAATGAGATCTGTGACCGTTCTACAGGTGCCCGAATACGAATATGGTTCGGAGATTCGGTTTGGAGAGGGAGGAAATGCAGAGCATTACCAGGGAATGGGGTGGAGTCTGCCTGAAGAAGGGTTCACGTGGACAGATGGGGAGAGTGCATCACTCTTGATACCGATAGACCCATCCCAATCCGATGTTGTATTGAAGGCGACGTTGTCTCCTTTCATAAAGGGAGATATCGATAAACAGAGAGTTGAGATCTACGTCGGTGAAGATAGACTTGGTGAATGGGTGGTAGCGAAACCCGGGGAGTACGAGATCGTAATACCTGAGGCATTGGTGAGGGACTCTCAGTTGGCGATACACTTTGAACTACCGGATTCCATCTCACCTGCGGTGTTAGGGATCAGCAGTGACGGTCGAGACCTGGGCATCGCCTTCCAGTCTCTGACGATTACGGCGGGGAGATAA
- a CDS encoding NAD-dependent epimerase/dehydratase family protein: MRALVTGANGFAGRYLVGFLMGKGYAVLAACHGQQREDALGAGVLVRQLNVTDRENLLHVIDEFLPDEIYHLAGIAATTGEDRERYYEVNFKGTLNLFEAVREAAPQARVLYVGSAAVYGDVSLEAQPITEECSFAPVNHYGASKAAADLLAFTYGAEGLYLVRVRPFNHTGPGQSTAYVCSRLARSVAEVALCLGEPVITAGNIDAARDFTDVRDVVCAYWLLLQRGSPGEAYNVCSGRAYTVREITGFLAQVAGVEVELKSTAELRRRIDIPLLVGSAEKIRRATGWQPEIPICQTLGDLFEWWRGRLLSDSSCRSPESSHA; the protein is encoded by the coding sequence GTGCGGGCGCTAGTTACTGGCGCGAACGGGTTCGCCGGCCGTTACCTAGTAGGTTTTCTAATGGGGAAAGGGTATGCTGTCTTAGCTGCCTGCCATGGCCAGCAACGTGAGGATGCTCTCGGGGCAGGTGTACTCGTGCGGCAACTAAACGTAACAGACAGGGAGAACCTGCTCCACGTGATAGATGAGTTCTTGCCGGATGAAATCTACCACCTTGCCGGTATTGCTGCGACCACAGGAGAAGACCGGGAGCGCTATTACGAGGTCAACTTCAAGGGCACCTTGAACCTGTTTGAGGCCGTCCGCGAAGCCGCCCCACAGGCACGGGTACTCTATGTCGGCTCCGCAGCTGTGTACGGTGATGTGTCGTTGGAGGCACAACCGATCACTGAGGAGTGTTCGTTTGCCCCGGTCAACCATTACGGTGCCAGCAAGGCCGCTGCTGATCTACTTGCGTTCACCTATGGTGCGGAAGGTCTTTACCTCGTTCGGGTTCGACCCTTCAACCACACCGGCCCCGGCCAGAGCACCGCCTATGTCTGTTCACGGTTAGCCCGAAGCGTGGCAGAGGTAGCCTTGTGCCTTGGAGAGCCCGTCATTACTGCTGGGAATATTGACGCAGCCCGCGACTTCACGGATGTCCGGGATGTGGTCTGTGCTTATTGGTTGCTTCTGCAGCGCGGCTCCCCTGGCGAGGCCTACAACGTCTGCAGTGGCAGGGCGTATACCGTCAGAGAGATTACCGGTTTTCTGGCCCAAGTCGCGGGGGTGGAAGTGGAACTTAAGTCCACTGCCGAGCTCCGCCGCCGAATTGACATTCCTCTGCTCGTGGGTTCAGCGGAGAAGATACGGCGCGCCACCGGGTGGCAGCCGGAAATTCCTATCTGCCAAACTCTGGGGGACCTGTTCGAGTGGTGGCGTGGAAGGCTTTTATCAGATTCTTCATGTAGGAGTCCCGAGTCTAGCCACGCCTGA
- a CDS encoding SAM-dependent methyltransferase codes for MHARVESSFRDPSGFLFFRDNVLYRQVNLVYRDHYDHLIESGLYETLEANGLLVPHAEVNLQGSESGRERYKIIRPEVIPFISYPYEWCFSQLRDAALTTLRIQRIALKHGMILKDASGFNIQFIRGKPILIDTLSFELYREGLPWVAYRQFCQHFLGPLALMARRDVRLSQMLHIFMDGIPLDLTSRLLPAKTWASFPLLSHLHIHGLMQKSSEHQKVDTKTISRKGLLAIIDSLESAVHGLRWEPSGTTWSDYYERNLGYTGEGLELKKRFVAQSLEHIGPKSVWDIGANTGVFSRLSASRGILTVSMDSDPAAVERNYLTCKERNESYILPLLVDISNPSANIGWDNRERISLFDRGSPDVILALALAHHLAISNNVPFARIAECFAGQCRFLIIEFVPKDDPKVQELLRNREDVFTDYRQEAFEYEFGKFFSTVCFARVPDCKRILYLMQRK; via the coding sequence GTGCATGCAAGAGTGGAATCTTCTTTTAGAGACCCGAGTGGGTTTCTCTTTTTTCGTGACAACGTGCTGTACCGTCAAGTAAACCTGGTTTACAGGGATCATTACGATCACCTGATTGAGTCTGGACTATACGAGACCCTTGAAGCCAATGGATTGCTCGTTCCCCATGCTGAAGTCAATCTGCAAGGTAGTGAAAGCGGGCGAGAACGCTACAAGATTATTAGGCCGGAGGTTATTCCGTTCATTTCGTACCCCTATGAATGGTGCTTCAGTCAGCTAAGGGACGCGGCTCTCACTACTTTGCGCATTCAGAGGATTGCACTCAAACATGGAATGATCCTGAAGGACGCCAGCGGGTTTAACATTCAGTTCATTCGGGGCAAGCCTATTCTCATCGACACTCTTTCATTTGAGCTGTATCGTGAGGGCCTACCCTGGGTAGCGTATAGACAGTTTTGCCAGCACTTTCTCGGCCCCTTGGCTCTGATGGCCCGTCGGGACGTTCGGCTTAGCCAGATGCTGCATATTTTTATGGATGGCATTCCGTTGGATTTGACTAGTCGTCTGCTTCCAGCCAAGACATGGGCGAGTTTTCCACTGCTTTCTCATCTTCATATCCATGGACTGATGCAGAAGAGTTCTGAGCATCAGAAGGTAGACACCAAGACAATCAGCCGCAAAGGCCTGCTGGCCATTATTGACAGCCTAGAATCCGCGGTCCACGGCCTGAGGTGGGAACCGTCCGGGACAACCTGGAGTGACTACTACGAGAGAAACCTTGGGTATACAGGAGAGGGACTGGAATTAAAGAAACGATTTGTGGCTCAGTCATTGGAGCACATTGGCCCGAAGTCCGTCTGGGATATTGGCGCAAATACCGGCGTCTTTAGCCGGCTCTCCGCCAGCCGCGGAATACTCACCGTCTCCATGGACAGTGACCCAGCAGCCGTTGAAAGAAACTACTTGACATGTAAAGAGCGGAATGAATCGTACATACTGCCTCTCCTTGTCGACATAAGCAACCCCAGTGCGAACATAGGATGGGACAATAGGGAACGGATATCGCTCTTTGACAGAGGTTCTCCCGACGTAATCTTAGCCCTAGCACTGGCTCATCACCTGGCAATCAGCAATAATGTTCCTTTCGCCAGGATAGCTGAGTGTTTTGCCGGACAATGCAGATTCCTCATAATAGAGTTTGTACCCAAAGATGATCCCAAGGTTCAGGAGTTGTTGAGAAACAGGGAAGATGTCTTCACAGACTATCGGCAGGAGGCATTTGAATACGAATTTGGCAAGTTCTTTAGTACAGTATGCTTTGCCCGGGTCCCGGACTGTAAGAGAATCCTCTATTTGATGCAGAGGAAATAG